GCCCCGTATGACACCGGGGCTGCCTCGTATGGATCCGGGGCAGCCATGGACTCCAGGCGACGTTCTGACCCGGCGCGAGCGGCGGAAAGGTCGTCGAAATTCCGGTGGGCCCGCACCACCGCCCGCACCAGGGTGGAGTCAAATTCTTCCAGGGTGCCGGGGCGGTCCGCCTCACCATCCCTGACGAGCTGGTTGCGCCACTGACGCACCAACCGATCGCCGGGGGCGAGCGTGCTGGGCATCTGCTCGTTGTCCCGAGACTGCTGGTCGCTCTGGCTCCAGGGTTCGATGATGCTCAGGGTGCCGGGATTCCGGCGGACCAACTGTTGCACGGCTTCGGCTCGTTGAGCGTCGAGGAGGGCCCAGCGGTCGACCAGCAGGACGCTCGGCCCGGGGAGCCGGCCGGAGCTTGCGAGCGCCGCGGCAGCCTCCTCGAACTCATGCACAGTGGGCTCGAAACCCAGGCTGCGGGTCAGGTCAGCGGCTCTGTCGGCCAGGGGCTGACTGGGCTGCGGCCGGAAGGGCTGCCAGTCGGTGCGCCGCGCACCGTACCAGGAAGGGTCGCGCGTTGGGGGCAGCTCATCTTGGCGGTAGGAGTAGACGTAGATTCGTAGCTGCTCACGCGGTGCCCTTGGGCCGAAGGCGCTCGGCTGGGCCTGGAAGTCCAGCGGCCGCCCCGGCGGGATCACCGTGCTGGCCGCCACGTCCACGATCCGCTCGGCCAGCCGGTGCACGGCCAGCTCGTACGCCCGGCGGAAGTAGCCGAGCCGCATCAGCGCGTACAGGCCCTCGGCCTCGTAGTCGGGGCCGAAACCCCGGTGGTTGAACTGGAGTTGACGGGCCACCTCGGGCAGCTGATGGTCACTCATCGGGATCCACAGCACCGGCACGATGCCGGTCGGGCGCTCGGTGCTCTGCCGCTCCGGGAAGACCGGGCGCTGGACGAACGAGTGCCACTCCTGGCCGCAGGCCACGCTGGTGAAGTAGCGCGGCGAGTAGAGCGGCACGAAGACCCGGCAGCTGGCCAGCTCCTGGGAGAGCCGCTCGGCCCACAACTGGCCCTGGTGCATGGACTGGTCCATGAAACCGACCGGCGCTCCGCCGCGCAGGTCGGTCAGGTGCAGCACCTCGTCACGGAGATCGTTGAAGAGGCGGTTGACCCACTGGTTGGGATCACCGGCCCCACCGGTGCGGGATCTCGGTACGTGCGCGTAACTGAGAAAGAAGTACGGACGCTCCGCGCTCTCGTCCCACCCGCCAGGGTCGTCGTCGCCGTACACACGCGCCTCCCCCGAGACAGTTCCGACGCGGAAGAGCCTAGTGCGTGGGCGAGGCCAACTGCCAGCACGGGGCCCGGAGTAGTTGGCGGGGTCAACGAGGACGGTACCGACAGGCCGCACCGGTAGTGAGAGACGGATACGGCTGCCGCGTTGAGCTGCTGCTGCGCCCATTGCTGATCTCACGCCGAGGGCGCCGCCCGGCGACTCGCACATGGCTGCGGGGGTGCCGCTGCTCAGGCCCCGAAGTGCTGCTGGCTCTCGGCTGCTTGGTCAAGCCCGACGGGCCCAGGGCCCAACCCCGACGGGGGCGCCGACCGGTCTGGGCGCTGGCCTCGGCGCGGGTATGGAGCAGGGCGAGTGCGGCGTCGGCGTCGAATCGGCCAGGGCTGTACAGGGTCGGATCGGTCGCCGGCTCATCTTGGCCTGGGCGACTACCGGCGCGCCAGGCCCGGGAGACGTGCCGGCTGCGGCCCGGCGGCATGTCGAGGAGCTCGCCGACGGGTAGTTGCCCGGTTCAGGCAGGCCGAGCGGTGCACGGAAGCTGATGGGGTCTCAGTCGGTGGCTTTCGGGACGAGGGTGTTCTCGTTGTGGCGGCCGGCCTCGAAGTCCTCGATGTTGCGGACGGTCGCGTCGATGATCTGGCCGACCGCGGTGTGGGTGAAGTACGCCTGATGGGACGTCACCAGGACCTGCGGGAAGGTGACCAGGCGGGCCAAGGTGTCGTCGTTGATGCCTTCGAGGGAGCGGTCGTAGAAGAAGATGCCGGTCTCCTCCTCGTAGACGTCCAGGCCGACGCCGGAGAGCCTGCCGTGCCGCAGGGTCTCGACCAGGGCGGCGGTGTCGACCAGGCCGCCGCGGCTGGAGTTGATCAGGATGGCGTCGTCCTTCATGAGCGCGAGCGCGGCGCCGTCGATCACGTGGTGGGTGTCGGGGAGGAGAGGGACGTGCAGGCTGATCAGGTCGCTGCGGGCGAGCAGTTCGGCGCGCTCGACGTACGTCATGCCGAGGTCGAGGCAGGCCGGGTTCTCGGCGATGTCCCAGCCGAGCAGGCGGGTGCCGAAGCCGTGCGCGATCCGGGCGAAGCACTCGC
This genomic interval from Kitasatospora gansuensis contains the following:
- a CDS encoding 2-hydroxyacid dehydrogenase, translating into MKILAYGVQSDEKPLLHAAFDAGHQLRSLSVFLNQDTAPLAAAYPAVSTSVNCELDAEVLALLAAGGTELIAQRSTGFNNIDLAAAAELGLTVARVSHYSPYAVAEHAWALALAVNRRLTRAATRSREFDFRLDGLLGRDIHGMTVGVIGTGKIGECFARIAHGFGTRLLGWDIAENPACLDLGMTYVERAELLARSDLISLHVPLLPDTHHVIDGAALALMKDDAILINSSRGGLVDTAALVETLRHGRLSGVGLDVYEEETGIFFYDRSLEGINDDTLARLVTFPQVLVTSHQAYFTHTAVGQIIDATVRNIEDFEAGRHNENTLVPKATD